The Thermosulfurimonas sp. F29 genome includes a window with the following:
- a CDS encoding AsmA-like C-terminal region-containing protein gives MKRFLLALLILGVVIVGGAAFLVHHYLKPERIRPLVVRELERLSGRRVTLEEVRVGLFRGVYLRELRIKEEDGRTDFLRLGALRVRPSLRALLRGKVVLTGVRIEAPFLRVVRRKDGSFNWESLRFLARREGREISPGKGPSSGGKTPSGGRFLTLLVPEISVHRGRLLFLDRTGKLPRLDIPFDLRASLSPKALEGTLNFVLLGEPYALEVRVEDFRRTPKVRLRLTGKRLDVTPFLIGSSETPRGKTPGRSSRRPEAEKPVPVPPLPVGSLSAELSLDEVLYRRLRLSGVHISLTGTPRRLILEHSFAVAGGRVQGRAEADLAVHPPLTRLREKVEALRVETLLSGLSPDLPGEIQGIFSGGGNFTLRGLSPDLWPDTLSGAGVFALSPLKLSGIPATRKLSELLGLEELRVVIFDSVRGAFRVRRGRAELTARGSGETLSVEVPGGTVSFAGELDLPLELTLSPTLSKKLTARWPLAVNLLNARGEVQLTVHLKGPYRHPRLILRSRPAEERIREKLREILPPPLRGILPLR, from the coding sequence ATGAAGAGGTTTCTCCTGGCTCTCCTCATTCTGGGTGTGGTTATCGTGGGCGGGGCCGCCTTCCTGGTGCATCACTACCTCAAGCCCGAAAGGATCCGCCCTCTGGTGGTAAGGGAGCTGGAGAGGCTCTCCGGACGCAGGGTCACCCTTGAGGAGGTGCGGGTGGGACTTTTTCGTGGCGTTTATCTGAGGGAGCTCCGGATAAAGGAGGAGGACGGCCGGACGGACTTTCTGCGCCTCGGGGCCCTGAGGGTGCGCCCTTCCCTGCGGGCCCTTCTTCGCGGAAAGGTGGTCCTCACCGGCGTCCGGATCGAAGCCCCCTTCCTCCGGGTGGTGCGCCGGAAGGACGGCTCCTTCAACTGGGAGAGTCTCCGTTTCCTGGCCCGGCGAGAAGGAAGGGAGATTTCCCCGGGGAAGGGCCCCTCCTCCGGGGGGAAGACCCCCTCCGGGGGGAGGTTTCTCACGCTCCTCGTTCCGGAGATCTCCGTACACCGGGGCCGCCTTCTGTTTCTGGATCGGACGGGAAAGCTTCCCCGCCTGGACATTCCCTTCGACCTTCGGGCCTCCCTTTCTCCGAAGGCTCTGGAGGGCACGCTGAACTTCGTCCTCCTCGGCGAACCCTACGCCCTCGAGGTGCGGGTGGAGGACTTCCGCCGAACCCCGAAGGTCAGGCTTCGCCTTACGGGAAAACGCCTGGATGTGACCCCCTTCCTGATCGGGAGCTCGGAGACCCCCCGGGGGAAGACACCGGGCCGGTCGTCCCGGCGGCCCGAAGCGGAAAAGCCCGTTCCGGTTCCCCCGCTTCCCGTGGGTTCGCTTTCGGCGGAACTTTCCCTGGACGAGGTCCTTTATCGCCGGCTGAGGCTTTCCGGGGTGCACATCTCCCTCACGGGAACGCCCCGGAGGCTGATCCTGGAGCATTCCTTCGCCGTGGCCGGGGGACGCGTACAGGGTCGGGCCGAAGCGGATCTAGCCGTCCATCCTCCCCTGACCCGGCTTCGAGAAAAAGTGGAGGCCCTCCGGGTGGAAACCCTTCTGTCGGGCCTCTCCCCCGATCTGCCCGGAGAGATTCAGGGAATCTTTTCCGGCGGGGGAAACTTCACCCTGCGAGGTCTCAGCCCGGATCTGTGGCCCGACACGCTTTCCGGAGCGGGTGTTTTCGCCCTGAGTCCCCTGAAACTTTCCGGGATACCGGCCACGAGGAAGCTCTCCGAGCTTCTCGGTCTTGAGGAATTGCGGGTGGTGATCTTCGACTCGGTGAGGGGCGCCTTCAGGGTACGCCGCGGCCGAGCGGAGCTCACGGCCCGGGGCTCCGGAGAAACCCTCTCGGTGGAGGTTCCCGGAGGCACCGTTTCTTTCGCGGGAGAGCTCGATCTTCCCCTGGAACTGACCCTATCCCCGACGCTATCCAAAAAATTGACGGCCCGCTGGCCCCTGGCCGTCAATCTGTTG
- a CDS encoding LptF/LptG family permease, which yields MKTYQRYLLSPLYLFLPLMLVALSGIYFLVEFFERLEDVLVARAPVSVFFLYLAYRLPEILMQVWPPALGLAALASLAMLSRGQELLALRTLGFSPSRIVAPYLAAGFLLSLAVSGFLALSLPGASYRALYTWEVRIKGHRPQTVLSSGRLFFAGPDFLLSATPLEPRGEYLADFFYLKKGRTGPRAYLYARKARYLKRNRWLLEEGIYAERAGRFTPRVFRKKIFRIPFSPEVLLSVKQPLKTLSLRALRERYRFLRESGLSPAEPVSEILFRLFYPLIGVLVLAPALAVFLSFRGKRALAKGLSAGLAAVILTYAWFLGIKVLSAGGRIPPEIAYFLGLVLPAAFAILVLKRYAY from the coding sequence ATGAAAACCTACCAGCGCTACCTCCTAAGCCCGCTCTATCTGTTTCTTCCCCTGATGCTTGTGGCCCTCTCCGGGATCTACTTCCTGGTGGAATTCTTCGAACGCCTGGAAGATGTGCTCGTGGCCAGGGCCCCGGTATCGGTCTTTTTCCTCTACCTGGCCTATCGGCTGCCAGAGATCCTTATGCAGGTCTGGCCGCCGGCCCTGGGGCTTGCGGCCCTGGCCTCGCTGGCCATGCTCTCCCGGGGACAGGAACTCCTGGCCTTAAGGACCCTGGGATTTTCTCCCTCCAGAATCGTCGCCCCTTATCTGGCGGCCGGTTTCCTTCTTTCCCTTGCGGTTTCCGGATTCCTGGCCCTGAGCCTTCCCGGAGCCTCCTACCGGGCGCTTTACACCTGGGAGGTCCGCATCAAGGGACACCGTCCCCAGACCGTCCTCTCCTCCGGCCGTCTCTTCTTCGCCGGACCGGACTTCCTCCTCTCCGCCACCCCCCTCGAGCCCCGGGGGGAATACCTCGCGGACTTCTTCTACCTTAAAAAGGGCCGCACCGGTCCCCGGGCCTACCTCTACGCCCGGAAAGCACGCTATCTTAAACGAAACCGGTGGCTCCTCGAGGAAGGAATATACGCGGAACGAGCCGGTCGATTCACCCCCAGGGTCTTCCGGAAAAAGATCTTCCGCATCCCCTTCTCCCCGGAAGTCCTCCTTTCGGTAAAACAACCCCTTAAAACCCTCTCCCTCCGGGCCCTCCGGGAAAGATATCGTTTTCTGAGGGAAAGCGGCCTTTCGCCGGCGGAACCCGTTTCGGAGATCCTTTTTCGGCTTTTCTATCCCCTTATAGGAGTTCTGGTGCTGGCTCCGGCCCTGGCCGTCTTTCTCTCCTTTCGCGGGAAACGGGCGCTGGCCAAGGGACTTTCGGCGGGACTCGCGGCGGTGATCCTGACCTACGCCTGGTTTCTGGGGATAAAGGTGCTTTCCGCCGGAGGCCGCATCCCTCCAGAAATCGCCTATTTTCTGGGGTTGGTCCTCCCCGCGGCCTTTGCTATCCTGGTCCTCAAAAGGTACGCTTATTGA
- a CDS encoding LptF/LptG family permease yields the protein MLTRYLLREILSNFLTVLLVALLLLMLTRMADFGPEITARGGGPGDLLLFSVNLAVFLVPFALPLAALAGVLLSFMRLSHDQELLALSALGVSPGRLYRPVLFFALAVFLITLGLNLFLLPRAKRAMRDLLYSLATRRLERGLPEKTPVDWFPGLLLYAEKVKKGFHFRRFYLFEETRSGKKGILYAEKGRLLVKGHEAELIMERGEGHFFSPDLREVENFYFGEYRYRLPLRLSVERELKRGEMGLSELWTRGHRRVLPPRKRRKYLTEFYQRFFYPLAALVLPLLAPPLGTRLRTSGRGLALGAALFLYLAYYLLFSLATTLAESGYLPPPAALALPPVATGLAAFILYLRFRKGT from the coding sequence GTGCTCACAAGATACCTCCTGCGGGAAATCCTTTCAAACTTCCTCACCGTGTTGCTGGTGGCCCTCCTTCTTCTGATGCTCACCCGCATGGCCGACTTCGGCCCGGAAATCACCGCACGAGGCGGAGGCCCCGGTGACCTCCTCCTCTTTTCCGTAAATCTGGCCGTTTTTCTCGTGCCTTTTGCCCTGCCCCTTGCGGCCCTCGCCGGAGTATTACTTTCCTTTATGCGCCTTTCCCACGATCAGGAGCTCCTGGCCCTTTCCGCCCTGGGGGTCTCCCCGGGGCGGCTCTATCGACCGGTGCTTTTCTTCGCCCTGGCCGTTTTTTTGATCACCCTGGGACTCAATCTCTTTCTTCTCCCCCGGGCCAAACGGGCCATGCGCGACCTCCTCTACTCCCTGGCCACCCGGAGGCTCGAGAGGGGGCTTCCCGAGAAAACACCGGTGGACTGGTTCCCGGGCCTTCTCCTCTACGCCGAAAAAGTGAAAAAGGGATTCCACTTTCGACGGTTCTATCTTTTTGAGGAGACTCGTTCGGGAAAAAAGGGGATTCTTTACGCCGAAAAGGGACGCCTTCTGGTGAAAGGACACGAGGCCGAGCTGATTATGGAAAGAGGTGAGGGGCACTTCTTCTCTCCGGATCTTCGGGAGGTGGAAAACTTCTACTTCGGAGAATACCGCTATCGCCTTCCGCTTCGACTTTCCGTGGAAAGAGAACTCAAGCGGGGGGAAATGGGTCTTTCGGAACTCTGGACGCGGGGGCACCGGAGGGTGCTCCCCCCGCGCAAACGGCGTAAGTACCTCACGGAATTTTACCAGCGGTTCTTTTATCCCCTTGCGGCCCTGGTGCTACCCCTTCTGGCCCCGCCCCTCGGAACCAGACTCCGCACCTCGGGCCGGGGACTCGCCCTGGGTGCAGCCCTCTTTCTCTACCTGGCCTATTACCTGCTCTTTTCCCTGGCCACCACCCTTGCCGAAAGCGGATATCTTCCACCCCCGGCGGCCCTGGCCCTTCCCCCGGTGGCCACGGGACTTGCGGCCTTCATCCTATACCTGCGTTTCAGGAAGGGAACATGA
- a CDS encoding hydantoinase B/oxoprolinase family protein, with protein MPGFSATEITVFYALFSSVAEEMGVVLRRSAFSPNIKERQDFSCALFDGEGRLLAQAAHIPVHLGALPDTVAEIRRLFELHPGDVIITNDPYRGGTHLPDLTLVKPVFVEGRLAFFLAVRAHHADVGGRYPGSMALSRHIEEEGVLIPPTRLVEAGRFRRDFWEDFLSRVRGREEREGDLRAQLAALERGEKRLLALVSRYGLSELLSRGEELQRYSENYMREVLREIPRGRYYFEDYLDDDGEGGPPVPIRLTLTVEDGRVVLDFRDSAPELETGLNAVRSVTRAAVFYVFLSLAGGLVPPNQGALAPLEVLTRPGTVVDARPPAPVAGGNVETSQRIVDVILGALAQAVPERIPAASCGSMNNVAFGGEDFAYYETIGGGMGGRAGAPGLSGVHTHMTNTLNTPVEALELGYPLVVERYGLRPRSGGGGRFRGGDGLVRRFRFLAPVTVSLLTERRKLSPYGLFGGKPGKRGRNLLFDRNGRKRVLPGKGVFDLKPGEVLEIRTPGGGGYGRRD; from the coding sequence ATGCCCGGTTTTTCGGCTACGGAGATAACGGTCTTCTACGCCCTTTTTTCCTCGGTGGCCGAGGAGATGGGGGTGGTGCTTCGCCGCTCGGCCTTTTCCCCCAACATAAAGGAACGACAGGACTTCTCCTGCGCTCTCTTTGACGGGGAAGGACGGTTGCTCGCCCAGGCCGCCCACATTCCCGTCCATCTGGGAGCCCTTCCGGATACCGTGGCCGAGATACGGAGGCTCTTCGAGCTTCACCCCGGAGATGTGATCATCACCAACGATCCCTATCGGGGAGGCACGCACCTTCCGGACCTCACCCTGGTCAAACCGGTGTTCGTGGAGGGGCGACTGGCCTTTTTCCTGGCCGTGCGGGCCCATCACGCCGATGTGGGAGGGAGGTATCCCGGCTCCATGGCGCTTTCCCGGCACATCGAGGAGGAGGGAGTGCTCATTCCCCCCACCAGGCTCGTTGAGGCCGGCCGGTTCCGCCGGGATTTCTGGGAGGACTTTCTCTCCCGGGTGCGGGGGCGAGAGGAGCGGGAGGGGGACCTGCGGGCGCAACTTGCCGCGCTGGAAAGGGGCGAAAAACGCCTGCTGGCCCTGGTTTCCCGGTACGGGCTTTCCGAGCTTTTGAGCCGGGGGGAGGAGCTCCAGCGCTACTCCGAGAACTACATGCGCGAGGTCCTGAGAGAGATACCCCGGGGCCGTTACTACTTCGAGGACTACCTCGACGACGACGGGGAGGGAGGCCCCCCGGTGCCCATAAGGCTTACGCTTACGGTGGAGGATGGCCGGGTGGTTCTCGACTTTCGGGACTCGGCCCCGGAGCTCGAGACCGGGCTCAACGCCGTGCGGTCGGTGACCCGGGCGGCGGTCTTTTATGTGTTCCTTTCCCTGGCCGGAGGACTCGTTCCCCCCAATCAGGGGGCCCTGGCCCCTCTCGAAGTCCTCACCCGGCCCGGCACGGTGGTGGACGCCCGTCCACCGGCCCCGGTGGCCGGAGGCAATGTGGAGACCTCCCAGCGCATCGTGGATGTGATTCTGGGGGCCCTGGCCCAGGCCGTGCCGGAGAGGATTCCCGCCGCCTCCTGCGGATCCATGAACAATGTGGCCTTCGGCGGGGAGGACTTCGCCTACTACGAGACCATAGGCGGGGGGATGGGCGGGCGTGCGGGAGCCCCCGGACTTTCCGGCGTGCACACCCACATGACCAACACCCTGAACACCCCGGTGGAGGCCCTGGAGCTCGGCTACCCCCTGGTGGTGGAACGCTACGGATTGAGGCCTCGCTCCGGAGGGGGCGGACGGTTCCGGGGGGGAGACGGGCTGGTGCGGCGTTTCCGGTTCCTGGCTCCGGTAACGGTAAGTCTCCTCACGGAAAGGCGGAAACTTTCGCCTTACGGTCTCTTCGGAGGCAAACCGGGGAAGCGGGGGCGGAATTTGCTTTTTGATCGGAATGGCCGTAAGAGGGTCCTCCCCGGGAAGGGGGTTTTCGATCTCAAGCCCGGAGAAGTTCTGGAGATCCGTACCCCCGGAGGGGGTGGTTACGGCCGCAGGGACTGA
- the hemW gene encoding radical SAM family heme chaperone HemW produces the protein MEAALYLHVPFCRGKCPYCDFYSVTEPPDESLYLSAVLAEVRLWRERIPRKTVFVTFYAGGGTPSLLSPDFYARLFEELSRLLSFSPVELTLEANPEGLSLKRLEGYLRAGFNRLSLGLQSLQPEGLLALGRRHGPEEARAAVEAARRAGFENLSLDFIFGWPGETPAHLQKDLDEALRLAPEHLSWYELTPEEGTPLFRALAEGRVRLPGEEVLVDMHRTIHERLTGEGFEHYEISNYARPGRRCLHNLFYWKALPYLGLGPAAASFLGKRRYRNPEDLKTYLSTVRSGTLAARLEEVLSPEEALREAVILSLRLSEGVRRKEFRRRFGRDPLESFSKEIKDLERKGLVEADEEGFRLTFAGRLLANQVQLHFV, from the coding sequence ATGGAGGCGGCCCTTTACCTCCATGTTCCCTTCTGCCGGGGAAAGTGTCCCTACTGCGACTTCTACTCCGTTACCGAGCCCCCGGACGAATCCCTTTACCTTTCCGCGGTGCTGGCCGAGGTCCGTCTCTGGCGTGAACGGATCCCCCGCAAGACCGTCTTCGTGACCTTCTACGCCGGAGGAGGCACCCCTTCCCTTCTTTCCCCGGACTTTTATGCCCGGCTCTTTGAGGAACTTTCCCGCCTTCTTTCTTTTTCTCCGGTGGAGCTCACCCTGGAGGCCAACCCGGAGGGACTCTCCCTGAAGCGTCTCGAGGGGTATCTCCGGGCCGGTTTTAATCGGCTAAGCCTCGGCCTTCAGAGTTTGCAGCCCGAGGGACTTCTGGCCCTGGGACGCCGGCACGGCCCGGAGGAGGCCCGGGCCGCGGTGGAGGCGGCCCGCCGGGCCGGCTTCGAAAACCTCTCCCTGGACTTCATTTTCGGCTGGCCGGGTGAGACCCCCGCACACCTGCAGAAGGACCTGGACGAGGCCCTTCGCCTCGCTCCGGAACATCTCTCCTGGTACGAGCTCACCCCGGAGGAGGGGACTCCCCTTTTCCGGGCCCTGGCCGAGGGACGGGTCCGCCTTCCCGGGGAGGAGGTGCTGGTGGACATGCACCGGACGATCCACGAGAGACTTACGGGGGAAGGATTCGAGCACTACGAGATCTCCAATTACGCCCGGCCCGGTCGGCGCTGTCTTCACAACCTCTTCTACTGGAAGGCCCTTCCCTATCTGGGCCTGGGTCCGGCCGCGGCCTCTTTCCTCGGTAAGCGGCGCTACCGGAATCCCGAGGATCTGAAGACCTATCTTTCCACCGTAAGGAGCGGCACCCTGGCCGCCCGCCTGGAGGAGGTCCTCTCCCCGGAGGAGGCGCTGCGGGAGGCGGTAATCCTCTCCCTCCGCCTCTCCGAAGGGGTTAGACGGAAGGAATTCCGGCGACGCTTCGGAAGGGATCCCCTGGAGTCGTTTTCTAAGGAAATAAAAGATCTCGAGCGTAAGGGTCTGGTTGAGGCGGACGAGGAGGGCTTCCGGCTCACCTTTGCCGGAAGACTCCTGGCCAATCAGGTGCAGTTGCATTTTGTTTGA
- the rimP gene encoding ribosome maturation factor RimP, whose product MHAVEREKLIREVWELAEPVIMARGLELVEVEWQREPRGWVLRIYIDKPGGVTLGDCVKISEVVGDLLDARDLIHHSYHLEVSSPGLERPLRKKEDFDRFAGDRIKVILKEPLSGRKTFTGLLRGLEGEEVLIEVAEGVIRIPYGAIKKARLKPEIQF is encoded by the coding sequence ATGCACGCCGTGGAGAGGGAGAAACTCATACGGGAGGTCTGGGAGCTGGCCGAGCCGGTGATTATGGCCCGGGGGCTCGAGCTGGTGGAGGTGGAGTGGCAGAGGGAGCCCCGGGGCTGGGTGCTACGGATCTACATCGACAAACCCGGGGGGGTGACGCTCGGCGACTGCGTGAAGATAAGCGAGGTGGTGGGAGACTTGCTCGATGCCCGGGACCTCATCCACCATTCCTATCATCTCGAGGTATCCTCTCCCGGACTGGAGCGTCCTCTGCGCAAAAAGGAGGACTTTGATCGTTTCGCCGGGGATCGGATCAAGGTGATCCTGAAAGAGCCTCTTTCGGGGCGTAAGACTTTTACCGGTCTTTTGAGGGGGCTTGAGGGGGAGGAGGTCCTGATCGAGGTGGCCGAGGGGGTGATCCGGATTCCTTACGGGGCCATCAAAAAGGCCCGGCTCAAGCCGGAAATCCAGTTTTAG
- the nusA gene encoding transcription termination factor NusA, whose protein sequence is MAEDVRKIVELMSKERGLPKEVIVSALVEGMRTAAQKRLGPQAEVEAIYDEDRGEIEVFRLYEVVEEVRNPEKEISLAEARKKNPSARVGDTIGEPVNIRDLGRIAAQLTKQILTQKIRGAERELIYQEYKGKIGEIVSGFVHRFSKRDVILSLGRAEALLPEKEQIPTERYHRGERLRALLIEVRRTGDPQLVVSRTHPEFLKKLFEREVPEIREGIVKIVAVAREPGRRAKMAVTSTDPEVDPVGACVGLRGSRVQVVVQELKGEKIDIIPWDPDPAKLVYNALSPAECTQVIVDEETKTLEVIVPDDQLSLAIGREGQNVRLASKLLGWRIDVYSETQYARRQDPEFLRMLEVEGLSEEVAGRLYDQGINSVKALAEADPQKVAEIGRLRLSEAEEVVARAREKLSTGDDG, encoded by the coding sequence ATGGCCGAGGATGTAAGGAAGATCGTGGAGCTGATGAGCAAGGAGCGGGGGCTTCCCAAGGAGGTGATCGTTTCGGCCCTGGTGGAGGGGATGCGCACGGCGGCCCAGAAGAGGCTGGGCCCCCAGGCCGAGGTGGAGGCCATCTACGACGAGGATCGCGGCGAGATCGAGGTTTTTCGTCTCTACGAGGTGGTGGAGGAGGTGCGCAATCCGGAAAAGGAAATCTCTCTGGCGGAGGCCCGCAAGAAGAATCCCTCGGCCCGGGTGGGAGACACCATCGGCGAGCCGGTCAACATTCGCGATCTGGGGCGTATCGCCGCTCAGCTCACCAAGCAAATCCTCACCCAGAAGATCCGGGGAGCGGAAAGGGAACTTATCTATCAGGAGTACAAGGGCAAGATCGGGGAGATCGTGAGCGGGTTCGTGCACAGGTTTAGCAAGAGGGATGTAATCCTCTCCTTGGGGAGGGCCGAGGCCCTGCTTCCGGAAAAGGAACAGATCCCCACGGAGAGGTATCACCGGGGCGAACGCCTCAGGGCCCTTCTCATAGAGGTGCGCCGCACCGGGGATCCCCAGCTGGTGGTCTCCCGCACGCATCCGGAATTTCTCAAGAAGCTCTTCGAGCGCGAGGTCCCGGAGATCCGGGAGGGTATCGTTAAGATCGTGGCGGTGGCGCGGGAGCCCGGTCGTCGGGCCAAGATGGCGGTTACCTCTACGGATCCGGAGGTGGATCCGGTGGGGGCCTGCGTGGGGCTGCGGGGTTCTCGCGTCCAGGTGGTGGTGCAGGAGCTCAAGGGGGAGAAGATCGACATCATTCCCTGGGATCCGGACCCGGCCAAGCTCGTTTACAACGCCCTTTCCCCGGCGGAGTGCACCCAGGTGATCGTGGACGAGGAGACCAAGACCCTCGAGGTCATCGTGCCCGACGATCAGCTCTCGCTGGCCATCGGGCGGGAGGGCCAGAATGTGCGCCTGGCCTCCAAGCTTCTCGGCTGGCGCATCGATGTGTATAGTGAGACCCAGTACGCCCGCAGGCAGGATCCCGAATTTCTCCGGATGCTCGAGGTGGAGGGGCTTTCCGAGGAGGTGGCCGGGAGGCTTTACGACCAGGGTATCAATTCGGTGAAGGCGCTTGCGGAGGCCGATCCGCAAAAAGTGGCGGAGATCGGTCGGTTGCGTCTTTCCGAGGCGGAGGAGGTGGTGGCCCGGGCCCGGGAGAAGCTTTCCACGGGAGACGATGGGTAG
- a CDS encoding YlxR family protein, translating to MGRKGHVPIRMCVFCGRRAPKGELLRLVLDGEGRPVYDAAQRLPGRGAYLCGEERCLSKLATPKGQRRLGRAFRGRMRGFSPTLIQVLLGARGGRKNDEQDSDL from the coding sequence ATGGGTAGGAAGGGGCATGTGCCGATACGGATGTGCGTATTTTGCGGGAGAAGAGCGCCGAAGGGCGAACTTTTGCGGCTGGTCCTCGACGGGGAGGGGCGGCCGGTTTACGACGCCGCGCAGAGGCTTCCCGGGCGCGGGGCCTACCTCTGCGGGGAGGAGAGGTGTTTAAGCAAACTTGCGACCCCAAAAGGACAGCGACGCCTTGGGCGGGCCTTTCGGGGAAGGATGAGGGGCTTTTCCCCGACCCTCATACAGGTCCTTTTGGGGGCAAGAGGAGGCCGGAAAAACGATGAGCAAGATTCGGATCTATGA